The segment TCAAATCTCAACACTCAtaacttttaaattaatttacataaaacagtcctaattttagatcttcttttcaagaAAATTTAGAGACTTTCAACGGCAATCGATGCATTACATTTATTTGCCCTTTCACATATGATTTCATTGttgttaacatatatttattacaatcatgtattggataatggcttccttcatttcatgttgcttcttttcattcatagcacttggtcatattgtgttactagggtttcaaagtcatttccttttcaaaatgatctcaaagctttcatgtatcatttttgttgcattatggtaatgttattaacaaaatgcatttcatatgttaattatcttaagccttttgtagatcccaatcttagagatctaaatccttgtacctctcctaggatatcttgtgtgaatgagatgagagctaatgcttcaaccaatgatctttttaaaagagagaaagcattggagagcaacatgggcccatcttcttctcatacacatacccctAAGCAAGGGGGGGAGGGGGGGAATCAAAATATTCACATTCTTACATCTTTTGACCCTCTTTATTCCCCTGaggcctatcttcaacatcaaaatatatgtagagaggatgatgttatgaattttattcatgatttttcCCCTAACATAGAAATAAGTAAAGATgagcctttagatgatgaagatattcatctCCAACTTCTCAAAAGGgataagcatgacaaaggaaagaaaattatcctttcacatgatattccttcttcatctacaaatccttttattcccccttaACATCAGATTTTAAAGAAATTCATAATCCTATTCCCCCACCtactcatttgcaacattcttataggtgtggctttcatataataacaaaacaaggttttcaaATACACggacttgggaaatttgagcaCGGAATTTGTGTCCATATAAACCCTCCTATGAAAGCTACTtcagaaggcctaggaaatgagactcctctctctatggatgaactccttaggctccaaaactttaaaaaccatCTTCAAAGACAACCAATCAAAAGAgaccgcaagaatgcttcttcttcaaaatgtcttttttgttcatttcatctaacccatgatcataatgccgatgattgccctgattttcaaaaatctattcaataCAGTATAGACAGTGGTAAAATTAGAATCATGGATGATAagccttcttcttctaataattctcCTCCTTCATgtcaagaaaatgaattaaaacacatttatcgtcctgatagactagctacaagaatctattggagattgaaatatgataagaaatcTCCTTTCCTCCTAAGAACCACAAGaacaatcttaagcaagtgaaaggtaagaaatattgcatttttcatgattcatattcacattctcttggaaaatgtcatgcatttaataaatttgttcaaaagcaatatgatcatgcacgaatttgtctttcaatagatctagttgtctttctTGACATAGACAtggtgccttagcacttcttttctcctcatgttgctcttcaccttaTGACATAACTAGCTAACCTAACTGgaggctctttatcatttgtggtggtaatGTTTCAATTTTAAAcaccttggggtagcaacatgaagttcactttccTTCTTCATTTCTATTTATCTTGGTGCATTATttattattagatctcctttcttgcatagggttattcttgtGTGAGCATatgattgttctttggttttcctctttgcttgaagaggagcatctttaatgagtaattcACTTCTTCTCTTGTCTTCATTCTTTGGGAAAAATTACCTCTCCTATGGTTTcagttattcacaagtatgatatgcccctagcaTGGAATGGTCTCCTGTGAAGTACAtgtcccttccttgagaggatttctTCCATTAGGAGGGCATATCGCTTGAAAATTatcaccattagaagatgtgtaacgCTTCTCCTTGTTCTTcctacttggggggcaaggatttcgctcatttctctttcttctatctcatttatcattatttcctttaggggctgcatttttcatctGTGATTATCATTTCTGACAATGGTATgtttttatgactaatccctcttgggGAGTATGTGAtgttttttctcttttctcttagAAGATTGCCACTTCTTGAGACGTGTATTTTACATCTACTAATGTATTTtattgcatgtgttcatgtaagttcattgcgcatttgcttatgtttaatctctctctagaagattgtgtaatctcttctcattgtccctacacttggggggaaatgatctctctttttctctctctttctctaaggatccactctttcctatgttgtggatggtgcgagtttcattacttgatgtcattccttgtgtgaaatcgttgtggttctctcttatacaagaggtgtaagaccttgactataacctcttttgcacttcgtaatgtacatctataatgaattcacccaTCCCCGTTGGGTTCAAAGTGAgccatccttcattaagaatccctttcacctagcaataggatgaAGGATTGAATTCGTGTTCTCTTTTGCACTTCATCTAGAAGATGTTAtacttgtctaagacaactcctcttggaggcaggtgtcttttgagcaaagatctcttctcctccaaggatctcctttaaacttatagcaagatatctcttttcaactatcttatccttgcttgaagagcattccctctcttgcttggaggcaggtgtcttttgagcaaagatctcttctcctccaaggatctcctttaaacttatagcaagatatctcttttcaactatcttatccttgcttgaagagcattccctctcttgcttggatttatgacattgttgcataatagatatcttctttgtgtcaaaggaaggtatccttgttctactttccttaagatatcaacattaaacaaTGTTGACATTTTAAGGGGGGGCACCTACACTGCTCCTTTTGCACTCTATTTCTATCGTGCATTGTATCTcctatacagtgggtcattctcggaactagagggcagcctcttagagtgagatgtcgccacttttctcttgtacagtgatcattctcagaaccagagggaagcctcttagagtgagattttgtcacttttctcttgtacagtgggtcattcttggaacaagAGGGATATACATTGGGATATTCTCAAAActagagggcaacctcttagagagagatgttgccactttcttgacatttgtactagacatcttatacaggttgtagcatactcgagcataaactcctatgaggtgcttgaaatctcacttgcacacatgtgtacgaggttgagtggaactaacgactttctcactctcctcccttacatggatcacctagacaaaatctgggggctagttttccatgtcctttttttctccatggatcacctaattctaggggcgagatgtccatggttccttttgatCGCCTTTCTGCTCATgcatcaccaaagtgtgtattcatgctctctctctttcctctcatgaactcatagttttactattgatggttcatggatgatgtcagctttgctcttttatgtggttattggtgtttatgtgatggcatttatctttgtgtttcaattagttgttgagacatttgagtgtcgaggtctcttcggctagttgatgtgtggtcttgtgttttggtttttgtcgtatgtcttttgtgctttgtcttgttatttttttgttttgtgtgctctttcatttgtttgagtgagttaagatcctaagattgggggcttttgttcctcaagattagtgatgtcttatactccttgtggtccTGCTCCACATttttcatcttcatctctctctttcttctactttactggtagtattggcataatccatactcccgctaaagtgggggataaatgtagcaccataaaattgcgacccttgcaatttcaACCACATCTTAGGCCTTCACCTGTGCAACTACATCTCTCTACTCGATTAAAATCCCTCTCTGCACCTTCATTCTGAGTCTCCTCCTGTTTCAGCCCTGATATCACCTCAGGACCCtgtccaggccccaagatagggaaggaaaggggcgtggcacccctgtcctccctcttagggtggccctaagatgggtctatcCGACTCTTGAACATAATTTACTCTTCAGGAACTTAAACTCTcctttgtcggccttcggtgggATGAAAGTTAATTctcttaggcatgtataaaaggagacatAGTTCCCTCATTTGATGGACAGAGAAGATATACAAAATTCCAAGCGGAAGGTCTCcattattgtcatcaagcattcaagtcttcaagcatccatcaagttctcgtcttcatgtgtcttcttctttcatccattggagcaacattacaacattcatttgcaagcatgtgtgtgtgtgttagggttttgtcatgttacatgccatctcatacaacattcatgattacattcaagaagcaaagcaaccatcatcaatcaattgcatatctacaaggtatacatttccatcatttacatttaagcatttgcaattacttcctttcaaggttaattcctcaactagggtttgactaaggaaaacccctatccacaacccttcttcccttcttttatgcgtgtaggttgcaggtgtgcagctgtaattgtaggtttggattTCATTTGCAGAGACAATAAAACCCTTTACGGCACGcgaatttttcagaggaccaagtacactttcaacctggtcccgtTGACTTTTGcaaggcagatccgtatcagtctaaatatctcagatctgaagttacagtgTGATCCTGAACCGGTAGCTCcttgtttcatccattttgtctcccttttctacatagtcaaccgGTCAACTCTTccacttacaaaagagggcaaattgcatCCCAATCCTTGCAATCCACGtagtattcacatccttattctccttggatttggatctagtggattcaagcccttcttttgaatgtaaagtttatctcccaagtgaaaatcatcctagtggtttcctttctctctcctaggttgggaaccactaggatccaattttccactttacagtactTATTTGACCAAACAGACAAAAGTCACATGATTACAAGCGATCAATCGTATCAAATTCAAATTTATCATTGACACTACATGCCAATTTCAAgaggttttatttaattattattttaagcaTCATAATTATGCACATTCTAGAGTGTCATTCAAGATTACTATAGTATTTAGATTGAAACCTTGGGTCGCATTGTTTTACATTTGAAAGTTAATCTTAAATCCTAACATCAAAGTTATGGGATGTAATTCCATATTCCAAAAAAAATGATGCGTCACTTGAGCAATTTAAAGTGGCTCCTTTGGCTTTGCATCAATGTGTTAAATTTGCACATGAAAGAAAAGTAGTGAAAATTAATAGAGCTCATTATAAATTAGCATCAATTTTGAGTCATTTTACATCAGATTCATTTGTGAAGACACCTAAGGAAATACCTATGAGTACTAAGATGGGTATACATTATCTCTAAAAGATTCACataaaagagaaacaaagagaaaaTATGAGTAAAAATCAAGTACACTAGATGCACTTGTGAAGATAGCTAAGGAGTTACCCTCTAAGTTCAAAGATGGGTAAAATGATTTATATAAGTTTCACTTGAAAGAGCAACAAAGAGGAAATATGAACAAAAATCAAGTACAACTACTTGTGCATCCTCTCATTCTACAACTTttacaaagaaaaaagaaacaaacgACCACAAGTTGCATATCCTATGGTATAAGAATGAAGGTCTTTATTTATGTATGCCTTGCAATGATCACCATAAATAACAAATCACTCATGTCCCAAGGAAGCAAGAGAAGGAAAATCTATTTCAACAACCCACATTTCGTGTTAAATGTGTACTACTTTTGTATGTGTATCAAAGAAAAATATTATGATTCAACAACTGAAAAATATATCAATAAAGACACCTCCAAAGATATAAGAAAATGGGTTACAACAGATGTTCCATAGTTCCACCTACTGCTAATGTATTCACTAAGAGCATCAACTATCAAGAGGAAAGTCATGCAATTAAGGCTACAAGTTTGATGTTCTTGTGGGATGAAGATGACCTCTTGGATGAGGCTATTGCCAATGTTGGTGTTTGAGACATTCTAgtgtttctatgatttttttttaacttatattagcattttctttgatttttttttgtttgatatgTTTCTTTTGTATGGTAGTTATTTGTTTCCTTAAGCTTATATTTTGCATACTTATGTTATTTAGCCCTATGTTTTCTTATGTACCTTATTTAGCTCACATGCTTTCCTATATGCATTGTTTGTTTCCAACATCTTCCTATTTTCTATATTTATCACTTATATTTATATGTGTTCCTTGCTAGCTTATATGTTTTCATGCTACACGATTTATGATGTTCTTGCATTTCCTATGCCACATGTCCATGATATCCTCTATTTTCCTATAATCTCATGTTAATGCTTGTTATCATGTTCCTTGCTAGCTTATATGTTTTCATGCTACATGATTTATGATGTTCTTGCATTTCCTATGCCACATGTTCATGATATCCTCTATTTTTCTATAATCTCATGTTAATGCTTGTTATCATGCTTGTGATTTCATATTTATGATCCTTGTTAATGCTTGTTATCATGCTTGTGATTTCATATCTATGATCCTTATCATGCTTGTGCCTTATGAATATATATTATGATCCTTGTCATACTCATATTTTACAATTATTGGCCATTGTCTATGTATTGTCTATGTTGGAAGTATGTGTCATgtattgttgtggttgtcattgatgtcaaacttcttGTTCTAGATAGTTGTTGATCCAGAATGTTTGTGGTGCAAAGATATCTTGATGTGTTGGTGttgcagttgttctattggttgttctagaAATGTTCGGATCCagaaagtgttgttgatgttgtttgatgttgtcatcttctttggttatgttttttGTATTATTGATGAATTGGTTTTGTGGTCCATAAATATCTTTGTATTCTCCTGATGCTGTGGCATTATTCATACCCAGTTGTTTTGTGGAAGATTATTGGATGTGTTATGAGTCTCATCATAGTGTGTGGAAATTCAAAtaagagtaatttgcattggaggatatgtTGTCTTTGATCTTACACTCAACTGTGACAAAGTCAGTCTTGTCTCTCGTAATATTTCAAAAATGTTTGTTAACAACGTCAATCCTTACCATTCTTCACACATTAAAATCTTACACTCAACTGTGACAAAGTCAGTTTTGTCTCTCGTGATATTTCAAAAATGTTTGTTAACAACGTCAATCCTTACCATTCTTCACACATTAAAAGATTGTGACAAGCAATCAATTTTATTCTATTTACAGATTCATTCTTCACAAATTTAAGTCAAGTTTCAAATACCAAATCACTTTTGCACTCACCAAAATCCCAAAATACTTATAAGTTCAGATTCATTCTGCAGACAAAAACCGGAGTCAATTTACAAAATCCCAAAATACTTATCACATCAAATTCTAAAATTTCAATTAGGATAAATCAATTCCCTGTATATTCAAAATCATTTTCCCATTATCAAAATCCAACAAACTATACATTCATTCAATTCCTCTGCGTGTAACTCTGCATTTGTTTGTTTGGAGCCCCTATGTATTCATCTGTATATTTGATTAGCCTCTATATTTCATGTAAGGGTATATATATAGAATCTTCCAGGAATAAACATTGCATAGTAATGCGCAAGCATTTCATCCTTCAGAATTTGTCACAAAACTAAAGACCAGTCCTCTGAGACTTACATCGATAGACATAAAGCACTGGACATGGAATATCAAAATATCAATATAATTCTATGTCTCGCAGTCATAATTGTATGCATATTAGTCTCCCTGCCATCTGTTCCTCTCCTACTCCTCAAGAGAAAAGGCTTCTGATATCCATCATTCCGTCTTTTAGTTTGATCCAAAACCAGTGCTCTGTCTCCTCAACAGATACAGAAAAAATTTGTGAAAAAAATGCTGTACCATAACTTTAGGCCACTGTTAATCCACTGAGTCTCGGTCTTCTCTCTGCCTGTACCAAAATGCTGTCAGACATGAATTTCCTTTTGTTAGAAGAGGGTTGTCTTTTGAGAATGTGAGATCTGAGTCTCTCAACATCTGATAGTCGCACAGGCTTCAATATGAATTCTTCTGCACCTCCTGACAAATACCTGTGTATAGCCACAAAAGATTAATTGAATCAGGAGCCTTCATTATGAATAGAGTTCATGGATGTCGATAATAGTATGAGTAGTAGCATGATTATAACATGGTGTTATGATTCTTATTATCAAGATTTGAAACCCCTAATTTCTGTTAAAATCCCTATACAAAATGTTATTGTTTCATGTTGTGAAATGAGGTCTCCAACTGTGACCCCCACAATCATGACTTGAATAAAAAACTCGAATCAAAATCATTTACAACCAATTTGTGAAAAATACACCCTCATGAATGCTAATAATGTGAACAATCCTAAGATGAATGCTAATTTGTTTAATAGCTCTTACCTTCTTGTTCGTGATTCCACATTCTCTGAAGACATGATCACCACAGGAATATCATTCAGTGTTGATGACTCCTGTTACAAGGATATTGTCCCAGCGAGTAAGAAAAAAGAACCTATTTCACTATTGCATATTCCCAAAAGAATTTGAGATTTCTCAACCAGGCTAAAAAAATCAATGAACAAAGGAGGGATTGAATACCTTGACTCTCCTGAGCAAATCATAACCAGTCAGCCCTGGCATATTATAGTCTGTCACTATCATATTCACCTTAATTTTCTGCATCACAAGTCAGACAAAGATGGATTCAATCAAAATCTAAAATAAACAGAGTAATTTCAAGACACAAACCCATAAATTGCCTTAGGAGCCTAAATTCCATACTTACATCAACATTGAGGCCTTGGCAGTCATCTTCCAAACCAAGAAATTCCAGAGCTTTTCTTACACAATCAACACTCGTCACTGAAATAAATGGATTCATCAGAAAACAGAGCATTCTCTAATCCCATAAAAATCAATGTCCAAATTCCAGAATGGGTACAGACAGCATCTTATTTTCACAGTATCTAAAAAAATTTACCTTTATAAGAAGAGTTTCCTAAGAGGCGTTCGATAATTTTTCTGTCCACGGGACTGTCATCAACAGCAAGAACATGAAACTCAGACACACTGGCCTCTCTGTTACTTTGCCCCATTTTTCCTTCAAAAACTTGAAAACCCCCAATTTTCAATCACAATGAGCGATTCTACGGCTAAATAGTACTAATTCTTATAGTGCAGATTCCCTTTAATGGCCCTCTTCGTAAACCAAATCAATTTCTCGCACCCAAATCCAAATCTCCTGAATTTTCACCGcgagatcttccaaatttccaatATATCCCCAATTTAAAGACCTGGCTCTCCAAATACAGATACTAGATCGAACCAAACTCGACGAAATTTGATACTAATTCGAGTACCCACTTAATATTTCGATCCAAATTGGAGAACCCACTTAATGTTCCGATCCAAATTTGAGAACTCACTTCCTACTTCAATCTTACCGAACGACCCAAATGCTCAGCTCGACTAAGTTATCTGGATGAAAGACCTAAATAACATTTCTGTGGGTAAGAAGCCATATAAGTTCCAAATTCTACTTCGTGTGGAAATCTGTTCGTAAGGCTCGAATCTTACTGTATATAATGACGCTGACGGTAATCTTACAAAATCTTTGTACTGACAGTATTTACGGTCGATTCAATGTGAATGAATCGTTCGATATCTTATTCGTTAAGTCTTCCGTATTGCAGAGAATATTTGAATGATTTGGCTGTGAAAATAGTTGGCCCCTGAATCTTGACAAGATCTGTTCGGTCCTTATGACGTTGGATTTTCAATGACTTTTCGATCTTAAAAATGTGCACCTGATTTCACAAGATTTTGTTGCCTCCTCAGGAAGGATCCCGCGTAGGCCAGCACAGAATTCGACAGCTACTTTGTCGAACTAATCAAGAAATCGATTTGTCGGGTGTTTAATCTGACCAGGCTATCTGCCACGGGTACAATCCACCTGCTTTCCACAAATACTAATTATAATCTAAAATTTTATATGAGAATCTGAGATCAAAAGATTTTGCAGAAATACTAATTATAATCTAAAATTTTATATGAAATCAAAAGATTTTGTgcttttttaattattttgttttagGCAGTAATTAAGGAATTAGAAATGTGATTAGAGAAAAAATGTTTTCAGGAGGGATTAAGTAATGTGATTAGAAATGTAGATGTCAATAATTATTATACAATTGAATTGAGAAATGCAAAGAATTTGTATAATTATATTCAaaagttttttattgttttttgtcaaaaaaatgGTTCTCATAATATTGGTTGGTATAAGTTTTTTCACAATCTATAAAATATTGATAATCTTCACAAAAAAATTGTATGAGTATTTTTCATTCAACATTTTGAATCACTCTTAGTgattttttcattcaaaattttgaatCACTCTTAATGATTCATCAATAGGAATGGGATTGTGCAGAAATAGAATGCAATAGCTTTATAAGAAGAAATGTCATAGAAATTTGGATGTCTATAATTATTACACAATTGAATTGAGAAATGTAAATCATTTATATAATCAAACTAAAAAACTTTATTGTTGCTTTGTGGAAAAGTTGTTCCTATAATATTTATTGGTATGAGTTTTCAACTCTTcataaaatataaatacataatAGCTTTATAAATGTTGGAGGatatgaaaaagaataaaaatttgagaaaaaagaATAAAGAACAAGAGGAAAGAAAGAAGCAAGATTAGTTACAACAAGAAGAAAGACAAGAAATTAAACAAGAAAAACATGAAAATTAAAGAACATGAAAATAACCTAAAACAAGAGAACAACTAAAAATGAGTAATATGGCATAGAAACATAAATGTAAAGGATTCTAAAAGTATAACAATAATACCAAAACAAGAACATgaacaaaagaaacataaaaataaattaataaaaaataaagatacAACAGAgaactttaaaattattttatataatattgcattgtaacattaaaataaaatattataatattacaaATATAAATTATgaacaagaaaaaataataaaagtaaACTTAAAAAGagatatgaaaaaaaaaacaaggaaACAGGGAATTAAGAAcatgaaaataatattataataatgcaaaaatgaaacaagaacaaaactcatcttagcaataaaacaaataaatacaaaaatGACAAGGAAACAAAAAAGTCAAGAACtttaaaaatatttgaataaaattaCACAatctagaagaaaaaaaaaaagaaaagaaaagaaaagagagtaACAAGAAAACACAACGAACATCTAAAAATTCATGAAATgaacaagaaaaaataaataaaagaaaagaaaagagaataaCAAGAAAACACAATGAACACTTAAAAATTCATGAAATgaacaagaaaaaataaataaaagaaaagagaATAATAAGAAAACACAATGAACACCTAAAAATTCATGAAATGAACAAGAAAAAATAAACTTAAAAAGatgttaaaaaaaaaagacaagaaattttttttattttatttttttaaatgtgatGCAATGTTAAAAGATAAATAAAAGGTAATagcaatgacaaaataaaaaataacaaaaagatAAGGAAACAAAGAGTAAAAgacataaaaataatattataatgttttacacaattgaatccaaaagcaTGCACATGAATTACAATGTACTGTGAGAATCTAACATTTTTTGTTTGAATCTTATAATGTTACAAAAATAAACCAAGAACAAGAACAACCCTAACCATGAAACTAATAAActaaaaactaaatacaaaaatgacaaggagacaaaaaagta is part of the Cryptomeria japonica chromosome 10, Sugi_1.0, whole genome shotgun sequence genome and harbors:
- the LOC131060769 gene encoding two-component response regulator ARR4 produces the protein MGQSNREASVSEFHVLAVDDSPVDRKIIERLLGNSSYKVTSVDCVRKALEFLGLEDDCQGLNVDKIKVNMIVTDYNMPGLTGYDLLRRVKESSTLNDIPVVIMSSENVESRTRRYLSGGAEEFILKPVRLSDVERLRSHILKRQPSSNKRKFMSDSILVQAERRPRLSGLTVA